CAAGCAACCAGTTCAGCTCAAAATTTCCATCAGCCACATGGAAGGTGATGAAAAATCTGATCGTGCTCAACGCTAGCAATAACAGCTTCACTGGGCACATACCGTCTTCTCTTTGCATTGGCTCGCCATCTTTGGCTTTGCTTGACCTCTGTCACAACCAATTGAATGGCGACATTCCGAACACAGTGGGTAATTGCTCCAGGCTCAAAGTGCTCAAGGCTGGCAACAACCACCTAAGTGGGATTCTCCCTATTGAAATCTTCCGTGcaaccccgcaaaaaaaaaacaacTTGCTGGAGTACCTCTCCTTTCCCAACAATGGTTTGCAAGGAGAACTTGACGGAGCACACATGGTTAAACTCAGTAATCTAGCAATTCTTGACCTAGGAGGGAACCCGATCAGTGGCAACATCCCACAGTCAATAGGTCACCTCAAGAGGCTGGAGGAGCTACATTTGGGTAGCAATAACATGTCTGGGGAGCTGCCATCATCTCTGGGCAACTGTAAAAATCTCAAAACCATCGATCTGAAGATCAATAAGTTCAGTGGAGATCTAGGAAAGGTAAACTTCTCCGCCCTGCAGAATCTAATAAGTTTAGATCTCATGAGGAATAGTCTCAGTGGCATAATTCCAGAAAGCATTTATTCATGCAGCAATTTGGCTGCACTGCGGCTGTCGGCCAACCATTTCCATGGTGAGATCTCACCGAGAATAGGCAATCTGAAGCACCTGTCCTTCCTATCACTTGTTAGAAACTCCTTCACAAACATTACAAAAGCTTTGCATGTTCTTAAGAGCTGTAGGAACATCAGCACCCTGCTTATTGGCAAAAACTTCATGAATGAGGCCATGCCAGAAGATGAAGCCATTGTTGGCTTCCAGAACCTTCAATATCTCTCCATGCACCACAGCTCGTTGACTGGAACGATACCTAATTGGTTGTCAAAGCTCACAAACCTGAAGATACTAAGCTTATTCAGCAATCAACTCACCGGACCAatgccaagctggatcaactccCTAGACCAACTCTTTTGTTTGAATGTATCTAACAACAGTCTTACTGGGGAAATCCCAATCACCTTGATGCAGATGCCATTGTTAAAATCAGATAAGGTTGGCATGTATTCGCAATCAGAACCAAGCCTCCTTGATCTAGGTCTACTTATTTATGGAGTGAATCCATCACGACGTCAATACCGCATAGGCAGTGCTTGGCCCAAAGTGCTGAATCTTGGTAATAATTTCACAGGTGTAATCCCACAAGAGATCGGTCATCTGAAAGCACTCCTTTACCTGAACTTGGGTTTCAACAACTTCCATGGAGAGATCCCACGATCTGCAACCTCACAAACCTGCAGGGGCTCGACTTGTCTAATAACCATCTCACGGGTGCAATCCCTGTGGCATTGGAGAATCTTCACTTCCTATCACGATTCAACATTTCTAACAACGACCTAGAAGGACCTATTCCAGCAACATGCCAGCTGAGCACATTTCAGGCTTCTAGTTTTGACAGGAAGCCAAAGCTGTCTGTCTCTGTGCTTACTAATCATTGCAGTTCAGTTAAAGCCGCTACTGTCCCCATCATCTCTGCAAAAGAATACATCATGAAAGTCATCTTTCGGTTGCCTTTGGTCTTTTCTTTGGGATAGGGGTGCTATATGACCAGTTAGTATTATTCAGATATTTTTGCTAAGCACACTTCAACTGTAATATGGTCTAGTATGATGTATGTAATGGATAAGGTAAACATGCCTTGGTTGTTCACATCTTTGTATCCACCTGCAAGTGGGTCGCTTACTTATATGTTCGTCGACTCACTTCTAAATTTGCATATTGTTGCTTGTTGAGTAATACAGGTACATGATGTTTGTTTCTCTAGCTAGCAGACTTGTTAAGCGCTGTAAAAAATCAGTTATGTGCTCAAAATGCAGGAtttttttagaaccaagaaatCAAATGCAGGATTCTATCAGAATACAAAGAGGGGGGCCTAGCTACCACCTAGATGGCTGCTGATATAAGAAATGGACCTCTTGAAAATAACCACTGACAAAGTGTGCAAGATTAATAACTCTAACTTTTGCATTAACAAAAAAGTAAAGAAGTGTATATACCCTCATGATTCTACATCAACCCTCCCCCCACCCACCCCCCACACACAAAAAGAAACTCAAAAAACAGTTACTTAATCCCCAAATTTTGCAATACTGGCCAAAACACCCGATAAGAGACTTCAAAGCTGGTTTGATGATGGTTTCACCCGCGTGGGACGCTGACCAAGTTTTGTTGTTTGACTTATACTGCCACCTCATCTCGGTGTAATAAATTTATTTCTTCCCATGCCATCTCTCCCTCGTCACGCATGCGTACACAGACTGTCGTGCCACAGGGAGAGCCGAATATCATCGACAACTGCAACATCTCGCACGGATGTGCTCCACAGCAACTGCGATAGAGTCCGACGGTACCGAGATGCGGCGAGGACTCCGCAGCCGCCGCAAGTCGTAACCACACCGACCGCTGTATCAGAGCACTTTTATCCTCCACTGTATTAGTCATGGTTTCAGAGAAAACCTTAATGTGATACAATTCTCATCATTTTTCTCGTGCAAGGTCGAACTTGTTTCTTGTGAACCCTTTATCAGCACGCTGAATTTGTTGCGTTATGAACTTATGAACCATGTACTCCCTCTAATACCAATCATTCTGTACCAAGATACACAATGGGGTGGGTGAAGAGCACCAGAACAAAGGTTAGATAGAGTCAGCATGTAAAGGAGACGAATTTAAGTCAGTCATAGGAGAGAGATGAGCCTTGTGGTGCTAACGGGTAGGTTTTTTAGTTGCTCGAATGATTTGAACGCAGTGTCCAGCCTTATATAGCCAGCGGGGTACAAGCTTAGAGATAGCAAAGACAGTCAAAATCATAATGCCGTCCATAACTAATTGATAGACTAGTTGGGCAAAGCTATAAGAGAAGACAGTC
The sequence above is a segment of the Aegilops tauschii subsp. strangulata cultivar AL8/78 chromosome 6, Aet v6.0, whole genome shotgun sequence genome. Coding sequences within it:
- the LOC109787481 gene encoding receptor-like protein 2 is translated as MRAFTILLAVLQLVLLLSLVSPATSCAEQEKHALLQFLTGILGDGALTASWRHETDCCEWEGITCNGDGAVTEVSLASRGLEGCISPSLADITSLLHVNLSHNSFSGGLPPELMHSSGSIIVLDVSFNHLNGLLPELPYLFTTERPLQVLNISSNQFSSKFPSATWKVMKNLIVLNASNNSFTGHIPSSLCIGSPSLALLDLCHNQLNGDIPNTVGNCSRLKVLKAGNNHLSGILPIEIFRATPQKKNNLLEYLSFPNNGLQGELDGAHMVKLSNLAILDLGGNPISGNIPQSIGHLKRLEELHLGSNNMSGELPSSLGNCKNLKTIDLKINKFSGDLGKVNFSALQNLISLDLMRNSLSGIIPESIYSCSNLAALRLSANHFHGEISPRIGNLKHLSFLSLVRNSFTNITKALHVLKSCRNISTLLIGKNFMNEAMPEDEAIVGFQNLQYLSMHHSSLTGTIPNWLSKLTNLKILSLFSNQLTGPMPSWINSLDQLFCLNVSNNSLTGEIPITLMQMPLLKSDKVGMCNPTRDRSSESTPLPELGFQQLPWRDPTICNLTNLQGLDLSNNHLTGAIPVALENLHFLSRFNISNNDLEGPIPATCQLSTFQASSFDRKPKLSVSVLTNHCSSVKAATVPIISAKEYIMKVIFRLPLVFSLG